One Methylophaga marina DNA window includes the following coding sequences:
- a CDS encoding restriction endonuclease subunit S, translated as MSGMAEVSPKYLAEVASSAIPVGYKQTEVGLIPEDWLILTLGDIAELTSSKRIFESDYVKSGVPFYRGQEISSLLNGSVIENVIYISQAKFNELAARFGAPKAGEILITAVGTLGNSFLVESNDPFYFKDGNLIWLRKIKNCQPKYLIKQLNYNKNRVLECAIGSSQKALTMVSLSPLLIPVPSKIEEQTTIANALSDVDALISELEKLIAKKQAIKTATMQQLLTGRTRLPQFSLREDGTPKGTKPSELGEIPEDWEVKAYGEVFTFLSTSTNSRADLSEEGDFGYVHYGDIHTEWNNKLDLNKERLPRISKNIVSSAFVMDGDLIMADASEDYEGIGKTVEVFNVGDKQLVAGLHTFLLRDKEKVLADGFRGYLHSIPAVKSSFDRLATGMKVYGISKNNLSSVCFPVPSLEEQTAIAAILSDMDAEIQALEQRLGKTRQIKQGMMQELLTGRIRLPI; from the coding sequence ATGAGTGGTATGGCTGAGGTGAGCCCTAAGTATCTAGCGGAAGTTGCTTCGAGTGCCATTCCGGTGGGATACAAGCAAACGGAAGTTGGGCTGATTCCGGAGGATTGGCTGATATTAACTTTAGGAGATATCGCTGAGCTGACGTCTAGTAAACGAATATTTGAAAGTGACTATGTTAAGAGTGGAGTTCCTTTCTATCGTGGCCAAGAGATTTCATCTCTTTTAAATGGCTCAGTTATTGAGAATGTAATCTATATCAGCCAAGCAAAGTTCAATGAGTTGGCCGCAAGATTCGGAGCCCCTAAGGCTGGGGAAATTCTTATAACAGCGGTAGGCACTCTGGGAAATTCATTTCTAGTTGAATCTAACGACCCATTTTACTTTAAGGATGGAAACCTGATTTGGCTCAGGAAAATAAAAAACTGCCAACCTAAGTACTTGATAAAGCAACTTAACTACAACAAAAACAGGGTGTTGGAGTGCGCCATTGGCAGTTCTCAAAAAGCACTGACGATGGTTTCTTTGTCACCACTATTAATTCCTGTTCCCTCAAAAATCGAAGAACAAACCACCATCGCCAATGCCTTATCCGATGTTGATGCACTGATCAGCGAGTTGGAAAAACTGATCGCCAAAAAACAGGCCATCAAAACCGCCACCATGCAACAACTCCTCACCGGCCGCACCCGCCTGCCGCAGTTTTCCTTGCGTGAAGATGGCACGCCCAAAGGCACCAAGCCAAGTGAGTTGGGGGAAATCCCGGAGGATTGGGAGGTTAAGGCATACGGTGAAGTATTTACCTTTTTATCAACTTCAACTAATTCACGAGCTGATTTGTCTGAAGAAGGTGATTTTGGGTATGTCCACTACGGTGATATTCATACCGAATGGAACAATAAGCTCGACTTAAATAAGGAGAGGTTACCGCGAATATCTAAGAATATCGTCAGCTCTGCATTCGTTATGGATGGGGATTTGATTATGGCAGATGCATCTGAAGACTATGAAGGAATAGGCAAAACCGTTGAGGTCTTTAATGTTGGTGATAAACAGCTTGTTGCGGGTCTTCACACTTTCCTATTACGTGATAAAGAGAAAGTGCTCGCAGATGGTTTTCGAGGCTATTTACATAGTATCCCAGCGGTGAAAAGCTCTTTTGATCGATTGGCGACTGGTATGAAGGTTTATGGCATTTCTAAAAATAATCTTTCGTCTGTTTGTTTTCCCGTGCCAAGTCTCGAAGAACAAACCGCCATCGCCGCCATCCTCTCCGATATGGACGCAGAGATTCAGGCACTGGAACAACGCCTTGGCAAAACCCGCCAAATCAAACAAGGCATGATGCAAGAGCTACTCACAGGCCGCATACGCTTGCCAATTTAA
- a CDS encoding helix-turn-helix transcriptional regulator yields the protein MTEQTWHKKTKKLLKQKKITMSELGEKLGFAQSSISMKLIGKRETSLDEAINIAAILGVSLSELINEDEKLLIDDDEQTIIETYRNLTAPEKSLFLKLVAAFKTE from the coding sequence ATGACTGAACAGACATGGCACAAAAAAACCAAAAAGCTGTTGAAACAAAAAAAAATAACAATGTCAGAACTGGGTGAAAAACTTGGGTTTGCACAAAGCTCTATATCCATGAAATTAATTGGAAAAAGAGAAACATCACTTGACGAGGCAATCAATATTGCAGCTATATTAGGTGTGTCCCTGTCAGAATTAATAAATGAAGACGAGAAACTGCTAATTGATGATGACGAACAAACAATAATTGAAACATACCGAAACCTGACCGCCCCAGAGAAGTCCCTTTTCCTCAAGCTTGTAGCGGCATTTAAGACAGAATAA
- a CDS encoding type I restriction-modification system subunit M gives MAIKKNALYSSLWASCDELRGGMDASQYKDYVLTMLFMKYVSDKAKANPYSMIEVPLGARYEDMVALKGDKEIGDKINKIIAALAEKNDLKGVIDIADFNDEDKLGKGKEMQDRLSKLVGIFEGLNLTGNRADGDDLLGDAYEYLMRHFATESGKSKGQFYTPSEVSRILAKVIGIHSDTPQDCTVYDPTCGSGSLLLKVNDQAPRGLSIFGQENDNATSALARMNMILHDSSTAKIWKGNTLTDPQWKEANGKLKTFDFAVANPPFSNKNWTSGLNAEKDEFDRFTWGIPPEKNGDYAFLLHIIKSLKSNGKGAVILPHGVLFRGNAEARIRENLIKQGYIKGIIGLPANLFYGTGIPACIIVIDKEYAQARSGIFMVDASKSFAKDGNKNRLRSQDIHKIVDVFTKQLELPCYSRMVLLSEIAGNDYNLNIPRYIDSSEPEDIHDLSAHLQGGIPNRDIDALARFWQVFPSIRATLFAECKKQAAREGYSEALVKSSDVKSTILNHDEFKTFAAQSLVAFTEWAQRSNLKAIEQAELPKQIIHRISEDLLQSYSQTPLLSKYDIYQILMDYWAEVMQDDVYVLVQDGWLAGKVLRELVVKKGEKLKETPDLVIGKAKYKAELIPPALIVARFFTAEQAQVDNLHSLLDSASQELETYLEENSGDEGLLNDALNDKDKVTKATVTARLKLATDPDEKAALKQAKKLFDFEADAKKALKEAQDALDLAVFKQYPKLSIDEIKSLIVDDKWLATLESNIIAEIERVTQQLANRVKELEERYNEPLPALTQSVENLSYKVAGHLKTMGLEWAL, from the coding sequence ATGGCAATCAAGAAAAATGCACTTTATTCATCACTTTGGGCAAGCTGCGACGAATTACGTGGCGGCATGGATGCTTCGCAATACAAAGACTATGTGCTAACCATGCTGTTTATGAAGTATGTTTCAGATAAGGCCAAGGCTAATCCGTACTCTATGATTGAAGTACCACTTGGTGCTAGATATGAAGATATGGTGGCATTGAAAGGTGACAAAGAAATCGGCGATAAAATTAATAAAATTATCGCTGCATTAGCTGAGAAGAATGACCTCAAAGGCGTTATTGATATTGCTGACTTTAATGATGAAGATAAGCTCGGCAAAGGCAAAGAGATGCAGGATCGGCTATCAAAGTTGGTGGGCATCTTCGAAGGATTGAATCTGACAGGTAATCGTGCTGATGGTGATGACCTCTTGGGTGATGCGTATGAATACTTAATGCGTCATTTCGCCACTGAATCGGGTAAAAGCAAAGGACAGTTCTATACGCCATCTGAAGTGTCTCGTATTCTGGCTAAGGTTATCGGTATTCATAGCGATACACCACAAGATTGCACAGTATATGATCCGACGTGCGGATCGGGGTCCCTGTTGTTAAAAGTTAACGATCAAGCGCCACGTGGCTTATCTATCTTCGGTCAGGAGAACGATAATGCCACAAGCGCACTGGCTCGGATGAACATGATCCTGCATGACAGCTCTACGGCAAAAATCTGGAAGGGAAATACACTAACTGACCCGCAGTGGAAAGAGGCCAATGGCAAACTGAAAACTTTTGACTTCGCGGTAGCTAATCCACCGTTCTCGAACAAAAACTGGACAAGTGGGTTAAACGCAGAAAAAGATGAGTTTGACCGGTTTACATGGGGCATACCACCAGAAAAGAATGGTGACTATGCGTTTCTGTTACATATCATTAAATCGTTAAAAAGCAATGGCAAAGGTGCGGTAATCCTTCCCCATGGTGTTTTATTCCGAGGTAATGCTGAAGCGCGTATTCGTGAAAACCTTATCAAGCAAGGTTACATCAAAGGCATTATTGGTTTACCTGCCAACCTGTTTTACGGCACGGGCATTCCTGCCTGTATTATCGTCATTGACAAAGAATATGCTCAAGCTCGCAGTGGTATCTTTATGGTCGATGCCAGCAAAAGTTTTGCCAAAGACGGCAATAAAAATCGTCTGCGCAGCCAAGATATTCACAAAATTGTTGATGTTTTTACCAAGCAGCTAGAACTACCGTGCTACTCGCGCATGGTGCTGCTCAGTGAAATCGCCGGTAACGACTACAACCTTAATATTCCGCGTTATATCGACTCTAGCGAACCAGAGGACATACACGATTTAAGTGCACATCTACAAGGCGGTATTCCAAACCGCGACATCGATGCTCTAGCGCGCTTCTGGCAAGTATTCCCGAGTATTCGTGCGACCTTGTTTGCTGAGTGTAAAAAGCAAGCTGCCCGTGAAGGTTATAGCGAAGCCTTGGTTAAGTCTTCCGATGTGAAAAGTACCATCCTTAACCATGACGAGTTCAAAACTTTTGCTGCACAAAGCCTAGTGGCGTTTACCGAGTGGGCGCAGCGCTCAAACCTAAAAGCTATTGAGCAAGCTGAACTGCCAAAACAGATCATTCATCGCATCAGTGAAGATCTACTGCAAAGCTATTCGCAAACGCCATTGCTGAGTAAATACGATATCTACCAAATTCTGATGGATTACTGGGCAGAGGTGATGCAAGACGATGTCTATGTATTGGTGCAAGATGGCTGGTTAGCGGGCAAGGTGTTGCGTGAGTTAGTCGTTAAAAAAGGTGAAAAGCTCAAAGAAACGCCTGATCTAGTGATTGGTAAAGCCAAATACAAAGCCGAACTCATTCCACCGGCGTTAATCGTGGCGCGCTTTTTTACCGCTGAACAAGCTCAAGTGGATAACCTGCATTCGCTACTTGATAGCGCCAGCCAAGAGTTAGAAACCTATCTGGAAGAAAACTCGGGCGACGAAGGTTTGCTGAATGATGCGCTGAACGATAAAGACAAAGTCACCAAAGCTACGGTCACAGCGCGTTTGAAACTTGCCACCGACCCGGATGAAAAAGCCGCGCTGAAACAAGCCAAAAAGCTGTTTGATTTTGAGGCCGATGCTAAAAAAGCCCTAAAAGAAGCGCAAGACGCGCTTGATTTAGCAGTATTTAAGCAATACCCCAAACTCAGCATCGATGAGATCAAATCTCTGATTGTGGACGACAAATGGCTGGCAACGCTTGAAAGCAATATCATCGCCGAAATAGAGCGTGTCACCCAGCAACTGGCCAATCGTGTCAAAGAATTGGAAGAGCGTTATAACGAGCCACTGCCTGCCCTTACCCAATCGGTAGAAAACCTCAGTTATAAAGTAGCAGGACACTTAAAAACCATGGGCTTGGAGTGGGCGCTATGA
- a CDS encoding DUF262 domain-containing protein, which translates to MNKGKSLTFYGLFDVVEAIEIPILQRDYAQGREEELEVRTLFLNSLFQALNNNDESHQPLDLDFVYGNFEEGERKAFSVLDGQQRLTTLFLLHWYLAIQHGHIEEFRHRFVTDEQRSRFTYKTRPSTTEFFDALTSKDMELSGAVISKQIKNSQWFYLSWQQDPTVQACLNMLDAIQRLCSQNDINLYERIINTSEPYITFQFLDLHSFGLSDELYIKMNARGKPLTIFENFKAKLEQKIKSFDGPWPEYTLPFQDSASGYDYFIHKVDTDWADLFWPYRNVCSDDDSFDDELMNFIRLAISYQYLIDNKDSPIELDLNSGELFGRNGRLEALTLSKYEELDCLNKAFIVRLISFLDLIYRNGLVDNKINSYLETDYYYAEHETLKRVFNNETSYDDKLRFYAFYSYVAKSPTKEELNEWLRVIFNLTENTIINTADEFNKALFAIDNLYKQDNSILETLANDVEITGFSGPQIVEEKIKAHLLLRSSEWRKAVISAEQHSFLKGQIGCILNFSEILSYYRDHKHCEWNKEEDNEYLNKFRRYSNAIQSVFDLIENSSASIDFLWERAVLSKGEYFTDKRGDKYNMLSSRDTRNNIPRDHSWKRLLRFGTSSIEQKQKYVKAVLDDPEFNPDEVKISLSAICYKAIETGELEPWRKALIQHKELMEYCKQGFIEKTNSEFVLLGQSQRNHTHTELFTKVLELELSEDKSQLAPFSHLWYVPVKSREESAHLKLSGFAHNGEKYQIEIHKTASCFDIRVKGGDIGNAPETLTGLLESEGFELNDMALPSLGFYRYYSDKNQKSIEDVTLKIQKLCTSLEDLSDE; encoded by the coding sequence ATGAATAAGGGAAAAAGCTTAACGTTTTACGGTCTATTTGATGTTGTTGAAGCGATTGAAATTCCAATATTGCAGCGTGATTACGCACAAGGTCGAGAAGAAGAACTTGAAGTTAGAACACTGTTTTTAAATTCATTATTCCAAGCGCTTAATAACAATGATGAGTCACATCAACCACTAGATTTAGATTTTGTTTACGGAAATTTTGAAGAAGGTGAGCGTAAGGCGTTTTCTGTTCTAGACGGACAGCAACGTTTAACGACTTTATTTTTACTGCATTGGTACTTAGCAATACAACATGGTCATATAGAAGAATTTAGACATCGCTTTGTCACTGATGAACAACGGTCTCGCTTTACCTATAAGACACGACCCAGCACAACCGAGTTTTTTGATGCACTGACCTCCAAAGATATGGAACTATCGGGTGCAGTGATAAGCAAGCAGATTAAAAATAGTCAGTGGTTTTATTTGTCATGGCAACAAGACCCAACCGTGCAAGCTTGTTTAAATATGCTCGATGCGATTCAAAGATTGTGTTCTCAAAACGATATTAACTTGTACGAGCGAATAATCAATACAAGTGAACCTTACATTACATTTCAATTCTTAGACCTTCACTCATTTGGTTTATCTGATGAGCTTTATATAAAAATGAATGCTCGTGGTAAGCCGTTAACAATTTTTGAAAACTTTAAAGCCAAGTTAGAGCAAAAAATAAAATCCTTTGACGGACCTTGGCCTGAATACACACTACCTTTCCAAGACAGTGCTAGCGGCTATGACTACTTCATACATAAGGTAGATACCGATTGGGCAGACTTGTTCTGGCCATATAGAAATGTTTGCTCTGATGACGATAGCTTTGATGATGAACTAATGAATTTCATTCGATTAGCCATCTCCTATCAATACCTAATTGATAACAAAGATTCACCTATCGAACTTGACTTGAATAGTGGAGAACTCTTTGGTCGAAACGGGCGCTTAGAGGCGCTTACGCTTTCTAAATATGAAGAACTAGACTGCCTAAATAAAGCGTTTATTGTTCGCCTTATTAGTTTCCTTGATCTCATCTATAGAAATGGATTAGTAGATAACAAAATAAACAGCTACTTAGAAACTGATTACTACTATGCGGAACATGAAACGTTAAAGCGTGTGTTTAATAATGAGACTAGCTACGATGATAAACTTAGATTTTATGCCTTTTATAGCTATGTTGCTAAATCACCGACAAAAGAAGAACTAAATGAATGGTTAAGGGTTATTTTCAATTTAACCGAAAACACCATTATCAATACCGCAGACGAGTTTAATAAAGCACTATTTGCGATAGACAACCTTTATAAGCAAGATAATTCCATATTAGAAACACTAGCTAATGATGTTGAAATAACAGGATTTTCTGGTCCTCAGATAGTTGAAGAAAAGATTAAGGCTCATTTGCTATTAAGGTCTAGTGAATGGCGAAAAGCGGTTATTAGTGCAGAACAGCATTCATTTCTGAAAGGTCAGATTGGATGTATTTTAAACTTTTCTGAAATTCTAAGTTATTACCGAGATCATAAACATTGCGAGTGGAACAAAGAAGAAGATAACGAGTATTTAAACAAATTCAGACGATATTCGAATGCTATCCAAAGCGTATTCGATCTAATTGAAAATAGCTCTGCATCAATTGATTTCCTATGGGAGAGAGCTGTATTAAGTAAAGGTGAATACTTCACCGATAAACGAGGCGACAAATACAATATGTTGTCCTCTCGCGATACTCGAAACAATATTCCTCGTGATCATAGTTGGAAAAGGTTGCTGCGGTTTGGAACGTCTTCAATTGAACAAAAACAAAAATATGTGAAAGCTGTACTGGATGACCCAGAGTTTAATCCTGACGAAGTAAAAATCTCACTTTCTGCTATTTGCTACAAAGCTATAGAAACAGGAGAACTTGAGCCTTGGAGAAAAGCATTAATTCAACATAAAGAGTTAATGGAATACTGCAAGCAAGGATTTATAGAGAAAACCAACTCTGAATTTGTATTATTGGGACAGTCACAACGAAACCATACGCATACTGAACTTTTCACTAAAGTTCTAGAACTAGAGCTATCGGAAGACAAGAGCCAATTGGCACCTTTTTCACATTTATGGTACGTGCCAGTTAAATCACGTGAAGAAAGTGCACATTTGAAACTAAGCGGGTTTGCTCATAATGGAGAGAAGTATCAAATAGAAATCCATAAAACAGCTAGCTGCTTTGATATAAGGGTAAAAGGTGGTGACATCGGAAATGCACCTGAGACTCTAACAGGTTTATTAGAGAGTGAAGGCTTTGAGTTGAATGATATGGCATTGCCTAGCCTCGGCTTTTATAGATACTACAGTGATAAAAATCAGAAAAGTATCGAAGATGTAACATTAAAGATCCAAAAGCTATGCACAAGTTTAGAGGATTTAAGCGATGAGTAA
- a CDS encoding site-specific integrase, which translates to MKRGPKRQFNIDIPKHINQEQLPDNCHWDNSGQGHWYTKYKDPQTGRRRRSRIAGRFATLPELHQAIADFHAEDQNTFNLLTREFQKSPTFNDLSDNTKRDYRYCSALVENFPTLSGKPLGTVSMSKWSTPMVQKLIDKLASEKGASAANHALRYTRRLFKWGRARGYIDTNFATGIEQAKEKPVQQLVSDEVYHRVLSHVLKASRLGNNVKGACPEYLWPVMEIAYLCRLRGIEVIDMTENRAKDEHLVCNRRKGSRTNAVEWSPRLRKAWDAAIARRDRIWSAKNIPVPLNPADRPVFISKTGKPLQKSSLDTAWQRMITFALECDNPVITPEERFSLHDLKRKGTTDTKGTRAEKQEAGGWKSASVVDRYDKSTPVVKPVF; encoded by the coding sequence ATGAAGCGAGGACCTAAACGCCAGTTTAATATCGACATACCTAAACACATTAACCAGGAACAGCTACCCGATAATTGTCATTGGGATAATTCAGGGCAAGGGCACTGGTACACTAAATATAAAGATCCCCAAACAGGCAGGCGTAGACGAAGCCGGATCGCTGGCCGGTTTGCCACACTCCCAGAATTACACCAAGCAATCGCTGACTTTCACGCAGAAGATCAAAACACATTTAACCTATTAACAAGAGAGTTTCAAAAGTCCCCCACTTTTAACGATCTCTCTGACAATACAAAACGCGATTATCGTTACTGCAGCGCACTCGTTGAAAACTTCCCCACCCTATCAGGCAAGCCACTTGGCACAGTATCAATGTCTAAATGGTCAACGCCTATGGTGCAAAAGCTGATTGATAAACTAGCCAGCGAAAAAGGAGCGTCAGCTGCTAACCATGCATTGCGTTACACAAGACGACTGTTTAAATGGGGGCGTGCCAGAGGCTATATTGATACCAACTTTGCCACCGGCATAGAACAAGCCAAAGAAAAACCAGTACAGCAATTGGTTAGTGATGAGGTCTATCATCGCGTCCTTTCTCACGTATTAAAGGCTAGCCGTCTAGGTAATAACGTAAAAGGTGCCTGTCCTGAATATTTATGGCCGGTAATGGAGATTGCTTATTTATGTCGTCTTCGTGGCATTGAAGTTATCGACATGACAGAAAATAGAGCAAAAGATGAACACCTTGTTTGCAATCGTAGAAAAGGCAGTCGAACAAATGCCGTCGAATGGTCGCCACGTTTACGCAAGGCGTGGGATGCAGCTATCGCCAGACGAGACAGAATCTGGTCAGCAAAAAACATACCCGTGCCACTCAATCCAGCTGATAGACCGGTATTTATTTCTAAAACTGGAAAGCCTCTTCAAAAATCATCACTCGATACAGCATGGCAACGGATGATCACCTTTGCTTTGGAATGTGACAATCCAGTTATCACACCCGAAGAACGTTTCAGCTTGCACGATCTAAAACGCAAAGGCACCACAGACACGAAAGGTACCCGAGCAGAAAAACAAGAAGCTGGTGGATGGAAGTCGGCAAGCGTTGTTGATCGCTATGACAAATCGACACCGGTAGTAAAACCGGTATTTTAG
- a CDS encoding DUF262 domain-containing protein: protein MSECNELELKPINDLLELSFFIPAYQRGYRWSKRQVIELLNDVYEFCLNKNKTEQDFYCLQPVVVKARGEQWELVDGQQRLTTILIILGYFNSRFAEDFQKQLYSIEYETRPESKEYIAKLDVSQKDKNIDFHYIFESYNEIRNWFKDKINRINDIESVFLNDVKVIWYQINETENVTEVFTRLNMGKIPLVNAELVKALFLKSSNFAQDVDDSKSKKPIQDLQQLKISQEWDAIEKRLQDNAFWYFISNDPITTNRIEFVLDLASRELDSEGILDTDKLKIFLTFNRLLSNRSDKDKPVDIACEWLKIKQCFMTLDEWYNDRALFHLIGYLVSQKVSIAHIFDLHQEAFTKYDFRQSLLKLVFSKTFGGREIAALSQEWLEDRLNEFTYESGAHRLRPILLLFNVASLLANPATNARFQFDKYKLDSWDIEHIRSVASDMPNSKDKQKAWLENVVAYISGDEAPEAEESDTDLHNDELFIKREATELLQVANFDNDQFEGLYDKVRAYYDPDGNEDVDNSIGNLTLLDNRTNRSYQNAVFPIKRARIIALDKKATFVPLCTKNVFLKYYSKQVDKMLYWEARDSKDHQRAMVEMLLGFFHGVGDHLKEFGDE from the coding sequence ATGTCTGAATGTAACGAGCTAGAATTAAAGCCCATTAACGACCTGCTAGAGTTGTCGTTTTTTATTCCCGCCTACCAGCGTGGCTATCGTTGGTCTAAAAGGCAAGTTATAGAATTGCTGAATGACGTTTACGAATTTTGTCTAAATAAAAATAAGACCGAGCAAGATTTTTATTGCTTACAGCCAGTTGTAGTAAAAGCGAGAGGTGAACAGTGGGAGTTGGTAGATGGTCAGCAAAGACTAACTACCATTCTTATAATTTTGGGTTACTTTAATTCACGGTTTGCTGAAGATTTTCAAAAGCAACTTTATTCAATTGAATATGAGACGCGTCCTGAAAGCAAAGAGTACATTGCTAAGCTTGATGTAAGTCAGAAAGATAAAAATATAGACTTCCACTATATTTTCGAAAGCTACAACGAAATTCGAAATTGGTTTAAAGACAAAATTAACCGCATAAATGATATTGAATCAGTATTTCTAAACGATGTGAAAGTGATTTGGTATCAGATTAACGAAACTGAAAATGTCACTGAAGTATTTACTCGGCTAAATATGGGCAAAATTCCTCTGGTCAATGCTGAGCTAGTTAAAGCGCTATTTTTAAAGTCGAGCAACTTTGCCCAAGATGTAGATGACTCCAAGAGCAAAAAGCCAATTCAAGATCTACAGCAGTTAAAAATTTCTCAAGAGTGGGATGCGATTGAGAAGCGCTTACAAGATAACGCGTTTTGGTATTTCATTAGCAATGACCCCATTACCACGAATCGAATCGAATTCGTGCTGGATTTGGCATCCCGAGAGTTAGATAGTGAAGGGATTCTAGACACGGATAAATTGAAGATATTTTTGACGTTCAACCGATTGCTTTCGAATAGAAGTGATAAAGATAAACCTGTTGATATTGCTTGTGAATGGCTAAAGATAAAACAGTGCTTTATGACGTTAGATGAGTGGTATAACGACCGTGCTTTATTTCACTTGATTGGCTATTTAGTCTCACAAAAAGTTTCTATCGCTCATATTTTCGATTTACATCAAGAGGCATTTACAAAGTACGATTTTCGACAGTCATTGTTAAAGCTAGTCTTCAGCAAGACCTTTGGAGGTAGAGAGATAGCTGCACTATCTCAAGAATGGTTGGAAGATAGGCTAAACGAATTCACTTATGAATCAGGTGCGCATAGGCTTAGACCCATACTATTGCTATTTAACGTAGCTAGCCTTCTTGCTAACCCGGCTACGAATGCTCGTTTTCAATTTGATAAATATAAATTAGATAGTTGGGATATTGAACATATCCGCTCAGTGGCATCAGATATGCCAAATAGTAAAGACAAGCAAAAAGCATGGCTTGAAAATGTTGTTGCTTATATTTCTGGCGATGAAGCCCCAGAAGCTGAGGAATCTGACACTGATCTACACAATGATGAGCTCTTTATCAAACGTGAAGCAACAGAGTTACTACAAGTAGCAAACTTTGATAATGATCAGTTCGAAGGTTTGTACGATAAAGTACGAGCTTATTACGATCCTGATGGTAATGAAGATGTAGACAATTCAATTGGCAATCTAACCTTGCTCGATAACAGAACTAACCGTAGCTATCAAAATGCTGTATTCCCAATTAAGCGAGCGAGGATCATCGCTTTAGATAAAAAGGCAACCTTTGTTCCGCTATGCACTAAAAATGTGTTTCTAAAGTACTACAGCAAACAGGTAGATAAGATGCTGTACTGGGAAGCGAGAGATAGCAAAGATCATCAAAGGGCAATGGTAGAAATGTTACTCGGTTTCTTTCATGGAGTGGGTGATCATCTCAAGGAGTTTGGAGATGAATAA